One Citricoccus sp. K5 DNA window includes the following coding sequences:
- a CDS encoding ParB/RepB/Spo0J family partition protein — MKKNRRGLGRGLEALIQNTSSEEEDVLAPVVTSEPAQIDPDTLESNESESTAGGSATVFVPHSGEPRGSRLDSLEPEVSSEEAEAVDTARASTSSDQPSSDRETNGGADRMDLTSRYLGGRGPDTARTTVPRETRRPVDVFFPDRRSPDGTDTTDSAQVSDESDAAAASRKAKARPTMPPVKPVSIGGKSTHAAPNERYASDGQPQSVEIKGTATAPASVGGDPAPAQVRHHGSVGDAELRTIPTGDIHPNPRQPREVFDEDDMDELVASIAEVGVLQPIVVRPVEGPSPFELVMGERRWRASQRAGLTEIPAIVRHTADTDLLRDALLENLHRSQLNPLEEAAAYEQLLEDFNCTQEELSSRIGRSRPQITNTLRLLRLPPLVQRRVASGVLSAGHARALLALVDPAEMERLAQKVVSEGLSVRATEELVSLQDGVRQVKPKSRAPRSDRHERLDYLANSLTDRLDTTVKITLGARKGKIAIDFASVDDLNRIMDLIGQSGENEVSH; from the coding sequence GTGAAGAAGAACCGACGCGGTCTTGGCAGAGGACTTGAGGCACTGATTCAGAACACGAGCTCCGAAGAAGAAGACGTCCTCGCCCCGGTCGTGACTTCAGAGCCTGCCCAAATTGACCCCGACACGCTCGAATCAAACGAGTCGGAATCAACTGCAGGCGGTAGTGCAACGGTGTTTGTGCCTCACAGCGGCGAACCACGGGGCTCACGGCTCGACTCGTTGGAACCGGAAGTCTCCTCTGAGGAAGCGGAAGCTGTGGACACGGCACGCGCCTCGACAAGTTCTGATCAACCTTCTTCTGACCGGGAGACCAATGGTGGTGCCGATCGCATGGACCTCACGAGCAGATACCTTGGGGGTCGTGGCCCTGACACGGCTCGCACAACTGTTCCACGTGAAACACGACGTCCCGTCGACGTCTTCTTCCCTGATCGGCGGAGCCCTGACGGCACTGATACGACTGATTCGGCTCAGGTGTCTGATGAGTCCGACGCGGCAGCAGCAAGTCGCAAGGCGAAGGCGCGCCCCACGATGCCGCCCGTCAAGCCCGTCAGCATAGGGGGCAAGTCAACTCATGCTGCTCCGAATGAACGCTATGCCTCAGACGGTCAACCGCAATCGGTTGAGATCAAGGGGACTGCAACGGCGCCCGCTTCAGTGGGGGGGGACCCGGCACCGGCCCAGGTCCGGCACCATGGGAGTGTCGGCGATGCGGAGCTGAGAACGATCCCGACCGGGGACATCCATCCCAATCCACGCCAGCCTCGCGAGGTGTTCGATGAGGACGACATGGACGAGCTGGTGGCATCCATCGCCGAGGTGGGGGTCCTCCAGCCCATCGTGGTGCGCCCTGTCGAGGGGCCCTCTCCCTTTGAACTCGTCATGGGTGAACGCCGGTGGCGCGCCTCGCAGCGTGCCGGGCTGACCGAGATTCCCGCCATCGTGCGGCATACTGCGGATACTGACCTCCTCAGAGACGCACTCCTGGAAAACCTGCACCGGAGTCAACTCAATCCCCTCGAAGAGGCTGCTGCCTATGAGCAGCTCCTTGAGGACTTCAACTGCACCCAGGAGGAACTGTCCTCCCGCATCGGCCGGTCGCGGCCGCAGATCACGAACACCCTGCGGCTGCTGAGGCTGCCGCCGCTGGTGCAGCGCAGGGTGGCGTCCGGTGTCCTCTCCGCAGGCCATGCTCGTGCACTTTTGGCCCTGGTGGATCCGGCCGAGATGGAACGCCTGGCGCAGAAGGTGGTCTCGGAAGGCCTGTCGGTCCGAGCGACGGAGGAGCTGGTCTCATTGCAGGACGGCGTCCGTCAGGTGAAGCCGAAGAGCCGTGCTCCGAGGAGTGATCGGCACGAACGGTTGGACTACCTGGCGAACTCCCTGACGGATCGTCTGGACACCACGGTGAAGATCACCCTGGGAGCCCGCAAAGGCAAGATCGCCATTGACTTCGCGTCGGTGGACGATCTCAATAGGATTATGGACCTGATCGGTCAGTCCGGGGAGAACGAAGTCAGTCATTAA
- the trxA gene encoding thioredoxin: MSTIDVTDQDFQEKVLNSDKPVIVDFWAEWCGPCRMLSPILEEMATEHADKITVAKLNVDDNPQAASNYGITSIPAVMVFQGGEKVATSIGAKPKQVLETEFAEYLK; the protein is encoded by the coding sequence ATGAGCACCATTGACGTCACCGACCAGGACTTCCAGGAGAAGGTCCTGAACTCGGACAAGCCGGTCATCGTCGATTTCTGGGCAGAATGGTGCGGTCCCTGCCGCATGCTGAGCCCCATCCTCGAGGAGATGGCCACCGAGCATGCTGACAAGATCACTGTGGCCAAGCTCAACGTAGACGACAACCCCCAGGCAGCATCCAACTACGGCATCACCAGCATTCCCGCGGTGATGGTGTTCCAGGGGGGCGAAAAGGTCGCCACGTCCATCGGCGCCAAGCCCAAGCAGGTCCTGGAGACGGAGTTCGCCGAGTACCTCAAGTGA
- the trxB gene encoding thioredoxin-disulfide reductase, producing MTEAPESIDAVRDVVIIGSGPAGYTAAIYAARANLNPLVVAGSVTAGGELMNTTDVENFPGFPEGILGPELMAHLEQQATRFGAEVQYEDVVAVDLKASPKVVTLGNGSEYRAHAVVLSTGSAYRELGVEGEKRFSGHGVSWCATCDGFFFRDQNIAVVGGGDSAMEEALFLTKFASKVTVIHRRDDLRASKTMADRALAHEKIEFIWDTEVSGLDGEEKLKTLHLRNLKSGEESTLDVTGLFVAIGSDPRTDLVKDQVELNADGTVRIDHPSTRTSLPGVFAAGDVTDPTYRQAITAAGSGCIAAQDVEHYLADVKELVAAAV from the coding sequence GTGACCGAGGCTCCAGAGTCCATCGACGCCGTCCGGGACGTCGTCATCATCGGATCGGGCCCGGCGGGCTACACCGCCGCCATCTACGCTGCACGCGCGAACCTGAATCCCCTCGTGGTCGCAGGGTCCGTGACCGCCGGCGGTGAGTTGATGAACACCACCGACGTGGAGAACTTCCCCGGCTTCCCTGAGGGCATCCTCGGTCCGGAACTGATGGCCCACCTGGAACAGCAGGCCACCCGATTCGGCGCTGAAGTCCAGTATGAGGACGTCGTGGCGGTGGACCTGAAGGCCTCTCCGAAGGTCGTCACCCTCGGCAACGGTTCCGAATACCGTGCCCATGCGGTGGTCCTGTCCACGGGGTCGGCCTACCGAGAGCTCGGCGTGGAGGGTGAGAAGCGGTTCTCCGGCCACGGCGTGAGCTGGTGCGCCACGTGTGACGGCTTCTTCTTCCGCGATCAGAACATCGCCGTGGTGGGCGGGGGCGACTCCGCCATGGAGGAGGCCCTGTTCCTCACCAAGTTCGCGTCCAAGGTCACGGTGATCCACCGCCGTGATGACCTGCGTGCCTCGAAGACCATGGCCGATCGGGCCTTGGCCCACGAGAAGATCGAGTTCATCTGGGACACCGAGGTCTCTGGCCTCGACGGCGAGGAGAAGCTCAAGACCCTGCACCTGCGCAACCTGAAGTCCGGCGAGGAGTCCACCCTGGACGTCACCGGCCTGTTCGTGGCCATCGGATCGGATCCCCGGACCGATCTCGTCAAGGACCAGGTCGAGCTCAATGCCGACGGCACGGTCCGGATCGACCACCCCAGCACGCGCACCTCGCTTCCCGGCGTCTTCGCTGCCGGGGATGTCACCGACCCGACCTATCGTCAGGCCATCACCGCCGCCGGCAGCGGATGCATCGCCGCCCAGGACGTCGAGCATTACCTTGCGGACGTCAAGGAACTGGTTGCGGCCGCCGTCTAG
- the murJ gene encoding murein biosynthesis integral membrane protein MurJ has product MKNTPTTTPDTPDRGDSPGPRRPGTVPPRRPGSTVRPPDPVPAPDPAPVSASDPGSASASVTASAASSEADSTAKSSAIMAAGTLVSRILGFVRTALLTVAIGSTAMAADIFESANTIPNIIYMLLAGGVFNVVLVPQLIKAAKKPDKGSDYTSRLITLAVLVMAAATLVITLAAAPIMVALTSNWSPAMLTLGTAFALWTFPQIFFYGVYAVLGQVLNANGRFGAYMWAPVTNNVVAIGVIGLYLAMFGSYQAGGDQLAEWTTGQTVLLAGGHTFGIVVQALVLFVPLSRLGLGLKPKFGWKGMGLRSTGKLAGYTLVTMMAGNVVNLLVARLVSGATEARASLGEASGSGGPFEGLDPSVVEASIPGLMALNIAQLITVLPHSVFVLSLATVLFNQLARSLHQDDVPGALATISRGLRNFAVPMMFSTVVVLVLAGPLGRVFAGSSETAAASAVAIGQLLILLALGMPFRSAHIYLMRLFYAAENARIPMLVQVGTAAFTLVIAYVASIFMPSWAMAYLMVSVFTLLHVAQFVAAHVLVRRHYGDYGAGQVLDAYLRTGVAAVVSGVAGALVLWLIGGYSGGFPWSTIITALVSCAVVGLVMIVVYFVMLRAMRLPELTEFLGPLARRIPGLAR; this is encoded by the coding sequence GTGAAGAACACCCCCACCACGACGCCGGACACCCCGGACCGCGGCGATTCCCCCGGTCCGCGGCGCCCCGGCACCGTGCCCCCGCGCCGCCCCGGGAGTACCGTCCGTCCTCCTGATCCGGTCCCCGCCCCTGATCCCGCTCCTGTCTCAGCGTCTGATCCGGGTTCCGCCTCGGCCTCCGTCACGGCCTCCGCCGCGTCCTCTGAGGCGGACAGCACGGCGAAGTCCAGTGCCATCATGGCCGCGGGCACCCTGGTGTCCCGCATCCTCGGTTTCGTCCGCACGGCCCTGCTCACGGTGGCCATCGGTTCGACCGCCATGGCCGCGGACATCTTCGAGTCCGCGAACACGATCCCGAACATCATCTACATGCTTCTGGCCGGCGGCGTGTTCAACGTGGTGCTGGTCCCACAGCTCATCAAGGCGGCGAAGAAGCCGGACAAGGGCTCTGACTACACCTCGAGGCTGATCACCCTCGCGGTCCTGGTCATGGCCGCGGCCACCCTGGTCATCACGCTCGCGGCCGCCCCCATCATGGTGGCGCTGACCAGCAACTGGTCCCCGGCGATGCTGACCCTGGGCACGGCGTTCGCGCTCTGGACCTTCCCGCAGATCTTCTTCTACGGCGTATACGCGGTGCTGGGGCAGGTCCTCAACGCCAACGGCCGCTTCGGCGCGTACATGTGGGCCCCGGTGACCAACAACGTGGTGGCGATCGGTGTGATCGGCCTCTACCTCGCGATGTTCGGCTCCTACCAGGCCGGCGGCGATCAACTGGCGGAGTGGACCACCGGCCAGACCGTCCTGCTCGCCGGCGGACACACCTTCGGGATCGTGGTCCAGGCCCTCGTGCTCTTCGTCCCGCTGAGCCGGCTCGGGCTGGGGCTGAAGCCGAAGTTCGGTTGGAAGGGCATGGGGCTGCGGTCCACGGGCAAGCTCGCCGGGTACACCCTCGTGACCATGATGGCCGGCAACGTCGTCAACCTGCTGGTAGCCCGCCTCGTCTCCGGGGCCACGGAGGCACGTGCCTCCCTGGGTGAGGCCAGCGGGTCCGGCGGGCCGTTCGAAGGGCTGGACCCCTCCGTCGTCGAGGCCTCGATTCCCGGGCTCATGGCACTGAACATCGCCCAGCTGATCACGGTGCTTCCGCATTCGGTGTTCGTCCTGTCCCTGGCCACCGTGCTGTTCAACCAGCTCGCGCGGTCGCTGCATCAGGACGATGTGCCGGGGGCCCTGGCCACCATCAGCAGGGGCCTGCGGAACTTCGCGGTACCGATGATGTTCTCCACGGTCGTGGTGCTCGTCCTCGCCGGGCCGCTGGGACGCGTCTTCGCCGGTTCCTCGGAAACCGCTGCTGCGTCCGCTGTGGCCATCGGACAGCTGCTCATCCTGCTGGCGCTGGGGATGCCGTTCCGCTCGGCGCACATCTACCTCATGCGCCTGTTCTATGCGGCTGAGAACGCGCGGATCCCCATGCTGGTGCAGGTCGGGACCGCAGCGTTCACGCTGGTCATCGCCTACGTCGCCTCGATCTTCATGCCCAGCTGGGCCATGGCCTACCTCATGGTCTCCGTGTTCACCCTCCTGCACGTGGCCCAGTTCGTCGCCGCCCATGTGCTGGTACGCCGCCACTACGGGGACTACGGCGCCGGCCAGGTCCTGGACGCTTACCTGCGCACCGGTGTGGCCGCCGTCGTCTCCGGTGTGGCCGGCGCCCTGGTGCTGTGGCTGATCGGCGGCTACTCCGGCGGGTTCCCCTGGTCCACGATCATCACCGCCCTGGTGAGCTGCGCCGTCGTCGGGCTGGTCATGATAGTGGTGTACTTCGTGATGCTCCGAGCCATGCGGCTGCCCGAGCTGACCGAGTTCCTGGGGCCGCTGGCCCGGAGAATCCCCGGGTTGGCCCGGTAA
- a CDS encoding NUDIX hydrolase, which translates to MAHPVPSAPKRTPLTASVGRRVPRRPGQPGTPGESAQGSLPTVEEISAGGLVVRRYGGRLEVAIIARYNRGGRLEWCLPKGHPEGAETHGEAAIREVEEETGIAGDILASLGSIDYWFTVSSHRVHKTVHHYLLQATGGELTTENDPDHEAVDVAWVGLDVLNAKLSFPNERRIVDLARDVLPEHEGRFPDLSDSER; encoded by the coding sequence ATGGCTCATCCCGTTCCGAGCGCCCCCAAGCGCACTCCGCTCACCGCATCGGTGGGCCGGCGTGTGCCCCGGCGCCCGGGGCAACCGGGCACGCCCGGCGAGTCCGCGCAGGGGTCCCTGCCCACCGTGGAGGAGATCTCCGCCGGTGGACTGGTGGTGCGCCGGTACGGCGGGCGGCTCGAGGTCGCCATCATCGCCCGCTACAACCGCGGCGGCCGCCTGGAGTGGTGCCTGCCCAAGGGCCATCCGGAGGGCGCGGAGACCCACGGCGAGGCGGCCATCCGCGAGGTCGAAGAGGAGACCGGGATCGCCGGGGACATCCTGGCGTCGCTGGGATCCATCGACTACTGGTTCACCGTCTCCAGCCACCGCGTGCACAAGACCGTGCACCACTACCTGCTGCAGGCCACCGGTGGCGAGCTGACCACGGAGAACGACCCGGACCATGAGGCCGTGGACGTGGCCTGGGTCGGCCTGGACGTGCTCAACGCCAAGCTCTCCTTCCCGAACGAACGCCGGATCGTGGACCTCGCGCGGGACGTACTCCCCGAGCATGAGGGCAGGTTCCCGGATCTGTCGGACTCCGAGCGGTGA
- a CDS encoding HDIG domain-containing metalloprotein, protein MNPTASSSPSSGTPAGAGVQPSDTGLADPVDHTDLVDLPVGFPTGAGLPPVVLELGGLFETAGHELSLVGGPVRDLFLGRVSPDLDFTTDADPDTTLRIARTWADAHWDIGRKFGTIGFSKGGWQLEVTTYRAEKYDRDSRKPQVAFGDSLDEDLLRRDFTVNAMAIRLPSLELVDLFGGVKDLAAGRLRTPGTPEDSFSDDPLRMMRAARFASQLGIGVDRSVVEAMTAMAERITIISAERVRDELVKLVNGSHPRTGLNLLVDTGLAEHVLPELPALKLETDEHHRHKDVYEHSLTVLEQAMGHEYPAELEKQWAAEHPEAPSGGPAGTGEAGEDSEGEADAERFVPPSGTYVPAPDFVLRFAALMHDVGKPATRRFEPNGAVTFRHHDVVGAKLVKQRMRALKFDNDTIKAVARLVELHMRFYGYGDADWTDSAVRRYVNDAGPVLPRLHALTRSDVTTRNRRKAERLAFAYDDLERRMVEIAEKEELQAVRPDLDGSQVMQILGIKPGPVVGRAYKHLLEYRLDEGPHDVQTATAELLRWWAEQPESAA, encoded by the coding sequence ATGAATCCCACCGCCTCCTCCTCTCCTTCGTCCGGCACGCCCGCAGGTGCCGGCGTCCAGCCCTCGGACACTGGCCTCGCCGACCCGGTTGACCACACCGACCTCGTTGACCTGCCCGTGGGGTTCCCGACCGGTGCCGGCCTGCCCCCCGTGGTGCTGGAACTGGGCGGGCTGTTCGAGACAGCTGGACATGAGCTGTCCCTGGTGGGCGGCCCGGTCCGGGACCTGTTCCTCGGCCGGGTGTCCCCGGACCTGGACTTCACCACCGACGCGGATCCTGACACCACCCTGAGGATCGCCCGGACATGGGCGGATGCGCACTGGGACATCGGCCGGAAGTTCGGCACCATCGGCTTCTCGAAGGGTGGATGGCAACTCGAGGTCACCACCTACCGCGCCGAGAAGTACGACCGGGACTCCCGCAAGCCGCAGGTCGCCTTCGGGGACTCTCTCGACGAGGATCTGCTGCGCCGCGATTTCACCGTCAACGCGATGGCCATCCGGCTGCCCTCCCTGGAACTCGTGGACCTGTTCGGCGGGGTCAAGGACCTGGCCGCCGGGCGGCTGCGCACGCCCGGCACGCCCGAGGACTCCTTCTCGGATGATCCGCTGCGGATGATGCGGGCCGCGCGCTTCGCCTCCCAGCTGGGCATCGGGGTAGACCGCTCCGTGGTGGAGGCCATGACGGCCATGGCCGAACGGATCACGATCATCTCCGCCGAACGCGTCCGGGACGAGCTGGTCAAGCTGGTCAACGGATCCCACCCGCGGACCGGCCTCAACCTGCTCGTGGACACCGGCCTCGCCGAACACGTGCTGCCCGAACTGCCGGCTCTGAAGCTGGAGACCGACGAGCACCACCGCCACAAGGACGTCTACGAGCACTCGCTGACGGTCCTGGAACAGGCGATGGGCCATGAGTACCCTGCCGAGCTCGAGAAGCAGTGGGCGGCGGAGCACCCGGAGGCTCCGAGTGGCGGGCCGGCTGGGACAGGTGAGGCAGGCGAGGACAGCGAGGGCGAGGCGGATGCGGAACGGTTCGTGCCGCCGTCGGGCACCTATGTTCCCGCACCGGACTTCGTCCTGCGCTTCGCGGCCTTGATGCACGACGTCGGCAAGCCGGCGACCCGCCGCTTCGAACCGAACGGGGCGGTCACCTTCCGCCACCACGATGTGGTGGGGGCCAAACTGGTCAAGCAGCGGATGCGGGCGCTGAAGTTCGACAACGACACGATCAAGGCCGTGGCCCGGCTGGTCGAGCTGCACATGAGGTTCTACGGCTACGGGGACGCCGACTGGACCGATTCGGCTGTCCGTCGGTATGTCAACGACGCCGGCCCGGTGCTGCCGCGACTGCATGCCCTGACCCGCTCGGACGTCACCACGCGCAATCGCCGGAAGGCCGAGCGGCTGGCGTTCGCGTACGACGACCTGGAGCGGCGCATGGTGGAGATCGCCGAGAAGGAGGAGCTCCAGGCGGTGCGCCCGGACCTGGACGGATCCCAGGTGATGCAGATCCTCGGCATCAAGCCCGGGCCCGTGGTGGGGCGTGCCTACAAGCACCTGCTGGAGTATCGCCTGGACGAAGGTCCGCACGACGTTCAGACGGCCACGGCCGAGCTGCTGCGCTGGTGGGCCGAGCAGCCAGAGTCCGCCGCCTGA
- a CDS encoding formate--tetrahydrofolate ligase → MNDAEISAAATLEPVADVARRAGIPADALIPYGHYMAKVDTRHLPGGPGNGAPPGGPDPAGGPDQLGRVVLVTGISPTPAGEGKSTVTVGLTDGLNLLAQAEDAPADWAGRTAIAALREPSLGPVFGMKGGATGGGYAQVVPMENINLHFTGDFHAITAAHNLLCALVDNHLHRGNALGLDPRTISIKRALDTNDRALRETIIGLGGRTEGVPRENGFEITVATETMAVFCLATDLEDLKDRLSRMIIGRTRDQRPVTVGDLGPNGAQGAMAVLLKDALHPNLVQTLGGSAAFVHGGPFANIAHGANSITATNTARRLADVVVTEAGFGADLGGQKFMDITSVAGGFPPAASVIVATVRALKLNGGMALQELDRNTGDAGNTEQHHLEALEAGVANLARHIENMAAYGVPVVVAINRFPQDSQAELDWLTGWCARRGVPAAVAEVWARGGAGALDVGRRLLEVLPAVGIDSGWHSLWTEDMTVADRIEAVVTQIYGGSAVEYAPTAARQLVQLAEEGWDHLPVCMAKTQYSFTDDPAVLGAPSDFTVLVRELLLRPGAGFVVALTGAVMTMPGLPKEPAADSMDVDANGNVTGLF, encoded by the coding sequence ATGAACGACGCCGAGATCTCCGCGGCCGCGACGCTCGAACCGGTGGCCGACGTCGCCCGCCGGGCCGGGATCCCCGCCGACGCGCTCATCCCCTACGGGCACTACATGGCCAAGGTGGACACCCGCCACCTCCCGGGCGGCCCCGGCAACGGTGCCCCACCCGGCGGTCCCGACCCGGCCGGCGGTCCCGACCAGCTCGGCAGGGTCGTTCTGGTGACCGGCATCAGCCCGACGCCGGCCGGTGAGGGAAAATCGACCGTCACCGTCGGCCTCACGGACGGCCTGAACCTCTTGGCACAGGCCGAGGACGCCCCCGCAGACTGGGCCGGCAGAACCGCGATCGCCGCACTCCGTGAGCCCTCCCTGGGCCCCGTGTTCGGCATGAAGGGCGGTGCCACCGGCGGCGGGTACGCGCAGGTGGTACCCATGGAGAACATCAACCTGCACTTCACAGGCGACTTCCACGCCATCACCGCGGCCCACAACCTGCTCTGCGCCCTCGTGGACAACCACCTCCACCGGGGCAATGCCCTCGGCCTCGATCCCCGGACGATCTCGATCAAGCGGGCCCTGGACACAAACGACCGCGCACTGCGCGAGACCATCATCGGTCTCGGCGGCCGCACCGAGGGCGTCCCCCGGGAGAACGGCTTCGAGATCACGGTGGCCACCGAGACCATGGCGGTGTTCTGCCTGGCCACCGACCTCGAGGACCTCAAGGACCGCTTGTCCCGCATGATCATCGGCCGGACCCGTGACCAGCGGCCGGTCACGGTCGGGGACCTGGGGCCGAACGGCGCGCAGGGGGCCATGGCGGTATTGCTCAAGGATGCACTCCACCCCAACCTCGTGCAGACCCTGGGTGGTTCGGCCGCCTTCGTCCACGGCGGACCCTTCGCGAACATCGCGCACGGAGCCAACTCCATCACCGCCACCAACACCGCCCGGAGGTTGGCCGACGTGGTGGTCACCGAGGCCGGCTTCGGCGCGGACCTGGGCGGTCAGAAATTCATGGACATCACCTCCGTGGCCGGAGGCTTCCCGCCGGCGGCCAGCGTCATCGTCGCCACGGTGCGCGCCCTGAAGCTCAACGGCGGGATGGCCCTGCAGGAACTCGACCGGAACACCGGGGACGCAGGGAACACGGAACAGCACCACCTCGAGGCCCTGGAGGCCGGCGTCGCGAACCTGGCCCGGCACATCGAGAACATGGCCGCCTACGGGGTGCCCGTGGTCGTCGCGATCAATCGCTTCCCCCAGGACTCCCAGGCCGAACTGGACTGGCTCACCGGCTGGTGCGCGCGCCGGGGCGTGCCCGCCGCGGTGGCCGAGGTCTGGGCCCGCGGCGGGGCGGGCGCCCTGGACGTGGGCCGCCGGCTCCTCGAGGTTCTGCCGGCCGTGGGCATCGACTCCGGCTGGCATTCCCTCTGGACGGAGGACATGACGGTCGCGGACCGGATCGAGGCCGTGGTGACCCAGATCTACGGTGGATCCGCCGTGGAGTACGCGCCCACCGCCGCCCGGCAGCTGGTTCAATTGGCCGAGGAGGGCTGGGACCACCTGCCCGTGTGCATGGCCAAGACCCAGTACTCCTTCACCGACGACCCGGCGGTGCTGGGGGCGCCCAGCGACTTCACCGTGCTGGTGCGCGAGCTCCTGCTGCGGCCCGGTGCCGGCTTCGTGGTCGCGCTGACCGGGGCCGTCATGACCATGCCCGGGCTCCCGAAGGAGCCTGCGGCCGACTCCATGGACGTGGACGCCAACGGAAACGTCACGGGACTCTTCTGA
- a CDS encoding inositol-3-phosphate synthase yields the protein MSKNPIRVAIAGVGNCATSLIQGVEYYRNASVDEKVPGLMHVKFGDYHVDDLEFVAAFDVDAKKVGVELSEALTASENNTIKIADVPATQVTVQRGPTMDGLGKYYRETIEESDAEPVDVVQVLKDTQADVIVCYLPVGSEEAAKFYAQAAIDAKVAFVNALPVFIAGTPAWAEKFTAAGVPIVGDDIKSQIGATITHRVMAKLFEDRGVTLDRTYQLNVGGNMDFKNMLERERLESKKISKTQAVTSNTSAKLGEDDVHIGPSDYVSWLDDRKWAFVRLEGRNFGDAPVSLEYKLEVWDSPNSAGVIIDAVRAAKIAQDRGIGGPILSASSYFMKSPPVQHHDDEAHELVEAFIRGEIER from the coding sequence GTGTCTAAGAACCCGATTCGTGTGGCCATTGCGGGCGTGGGAAACTGCGCCACCTCGCTGATCCAGGGGGTGGAGTACTACCGCAATGCCTCCGTGGATGAGAAGGTCCCCGGACTCATGCACGTGAAGTTCGGCGACTATCACGTGGATGACCTCGAGTTCGTGGCCGCCTTCGACGTGGACGCCAAGAAGGTCGGCGTGGAGCTCTCCGAGGCCCTGACCGCCTCCGAGAACAACACCATCAAGATCGCCGATGTCCCCGCCACCCAGGTGACCGTGCAGCGCGGCCCCACCATGGACGGTCTCGGCAAGTACTACCGCGAGACGATCGAGGAGTCGGACGCCGAGCCGGTCGACGTGGTGCAGGTCCTCAAGGACACCCAGGCCGACGTCATCGTCTGCTACCTCCCGGTCGGCTCGGAGGAGGCGGCCAAGTTCTACGCACAGGCCGCCATCGACGCGAAGGTCGCCTTCGTCAACGCGCTCCCCGTCTTCATTGCGGGCACCCCCGCCTGGGCCGAGAAGTTCACCGCCGCCGGCGTGCCGATCGTGGGCGATGACATCAAGTCCCAGATCGGCGCCACCATCACCCACCGCGTGATGGCGAAGCTCTTCGAGGACCGAGGCGTCACCCTGGACCGCACCTACCAGTTGAACGTCGGCGGCAACATGGACTTCAAGAACATGCTCGAGCGGGAGCGCCTGGAGTCCAAGAAGATCTCGAAGACGCAGGCCGTGACCTCCAACACGTCCGCGAAGCTCGGGGAGGATGACGTGCACATCGGTCCCTCGGACTACGTGTCCTGGCTGGACGACCGCAAGTGGGCCTTCGTCCGCCTCGAGGGCCGCAACTTCGGTGACGCACCCGTGTCCCTCGAGTACAAGCTCGAGGTCTGGGACTCCCCGAACTCCGCCGGCGTCATCATCGACGCCGTCCGTGCTGCCAAGATCGCCCAGGACCGCGGCATCGGCGGGCCGATCCTCTCGGCCTCCTCCTACTTCATGAAGTCCCCGCCGGTCCAGCACCATGACGATGAGGCCCACGAACTCGTGGAAGCCTTCATCCGCGGCGAGATCGAGCGCTGA